In Cytophagia bacterium CHB2, the following proteins share a genomic window:
- the kduD gene encoding 2-dehydro-3-deoxy-D-gluconate 5-dehydrogenase KduD, producing MILDKFKLDGKVAIVTGSSRGLGQGMAIALAEAGADIVLVDRSDARASCQAVGKRGRRCLNLTADLSDANCVGDIVRAAVEKFGAIDILVNNAGIIRRAPLLEFPANDWDEVININLRTLFFLSQAVARVMVEQGRGGKIINIASLLSFQGGILVPAYTAAKSAVKGLTHAFANELARHNINVNAIAPGYMATDNTKALREDAKRSAEILARIPAGRWGTPDDLMGTVIFLASEASNYMHGHTLVVDGGWMGR from the coding sequence ATGATCTTGGACAAATTCAAACTTGACGGCAAAGTCGCGATTGTCACCGGCAGCTCACGCGGACTTGGTCAGGGCATGGCCATTGCCCTGGCGGAAGCCGGCGCTGATATTGTGCTTGTCGATAGAAGCGACGCGAGGGCATCCTGCCAGGCCGTTGGAAAGCGCGGCCGGCGGTGCCTCAATCTCACGGCAGACTTGAGCGATGCAAATTGTGTTGGAGACATTGTGCGCGCTGCCGTTGAAAAGTTCGGCGCAATCGATATTCTCGTAAACAATGCCGGCATCATCCGGCGCGCGCCATTGCTTGAGTTCCCTGCCAACGATTGGGACGAGGTGATCAACATCAATTTGCGCACGCTGTTCTTTCTTAGCCAGGCCGTGGCGCGGGTGATGGTCGAACAAGGCCGCGGCGGCAAGATCATCAATATCGCTTCATTGCTTTCGTTTCAAGGCGGCATCCTGGTTCCAGCATACACGGCTGCGAAAAGTGCTGTTAAGGGCCTGACTCATGCGTTTGCCAACGAGCTGGCGCGCCACAACATCAATGTGAACGCGATTGCTCCCGGCTACATGGCAACGGACAACACCAAAGCGTTGCGCGAAGATGCCAAGCGCAGCGCCGAAATCCTCGCGCGCATTCCGGCGGGACGCTGGGGCACGCCTGATGATTTGATGGGCACAGTGATTTTCTTGGCGTCGGAGGCGTCGAATTATATGCACGGACACACGCTGGTTGTTGATGGCGGCTGGATGGGCCGTTAG
- a CDS encoding DUF4861 domain-containing protein translates to MTYWGCSTTDEAGDPLQQAYPEAFTLSVKNPVTIEIHGVKQPRSDAEIILEMAQIKAKAPEFNGDAFVILADGKELPSQVVEVDNDGSADHIVCVADFTGDETKTLTVRYAKSGEMKREYPKRTQAELAHKTGGKFVDRKYEGGSFQNVQYLHVPPEHTDHSFYIRYEGPGWESDKVGYRFYLDWRNAIDIFGKKTSDMVLQNVGLDGFDSYHEMSGWGMDILKVGDALGIGSLAMWHAGKAQRVAQTDSVTCAIVANGAVYSQIQTKYFGWRVGDGAYNVVSNLSITAGSRLTKHQVEIDGNPPNLCTGIVKLDSTELLTSPESNDGWAYLATYGKQSLANDKLGMAVLYRKSDLIEVTADQLSQVVVLKPENGRLSYYFLGAWEQEPDGIKNKEEFEAYLNQTIAELNAPVVITM, encoded by the coding sequence ATGACTTATTGGGGATGCTCGACGACTGACGAGGCCGGCGACCCTCTCCAACAGGCTTATCCGGAAGCCTTCACCCTCTCCGTCAAAAATCCGGTGACGATTGAGATTCATGGTGTCAAGCAGCCGCGCTCGGATGCTGAGATTATTTTGGAGATGGCCCAAATCAAAGCCAAAGCACCGGAGTTCAATGGTGATGCATTCGTCATCCTAGCGGATGGCAAAGAACTGCCGAGTCAGGTCGTTGAGGTGGACAACGACGGCAGCGCTGATCACATCGTGTGTGTCGCAGATTTCACGGGAGATGAAACGAAAACCTTGACGGTGCGCTACGCGAAGTCCGGTGAAATGAAACGGGAGTATCCCAAACGCACGCAAGCCGAACTTGCTCACAAGACCGGCGGCAAATTTGTTGATCGCAAATATGAAGGCGGCTCCTTTCAAAACGTGCAGTACTTGCACGTGCCGCCGGAACACACCGATCACTCATTCTACATTCGCTATGAAGGTCCGGGCTGGGAATCCGACAAAGTGGGGTATCGTTTTTATCTCGACTGGCGCAATGCCATCGACATTTTCGGAAAGAAAACATCGGACATGGTTCTGCAAAATGTCGGATTGGATGGCTTCGATTCTTATCACGAGATGTCGGGTTGGGGCATGGATATTTTGAAAGTCGGTGACGCGCTCGGCATTGGTTCGCTGGCGATGTGGCACGCAGGCAAGGCGCAACGCGTGGCGCAAACCGACAGCGTGACCTGCGCCATTGTTGCCAATGGCGCGGTGTACTCGCAAATTCAAACAAAGTATTTTGGGTGGAGAGTCGGCGACGGCGCGTACAATGTCGTTTCGAATTTGTCCATCACTGCCGGAAGCCGTTTGACCAAACATCAGGTTGAGATTGACGGCAATCCACCAAACCTGTGCACTGGCATCGTCAAGCTCGATAGCACCGAGTTGCTCACGTCGCCGGAATCGAATGATGGTTGGGCTTACTTGGCAACCTACGGCAAGCAGAGTCTGGCGAATGACAAGCTCGGCATGGCGGTTCTCTATCGCAAAAGCGATTTGATTGAAGTGACTGCAGACCAACTCAGTCAGGTGGTGGTTCTCAAACCGGAGAATGGCCGGTTGTCTTACTATTTCCTGGGAGCCTGGGAACAAGAGCCTGACGGCATCAAAAACAAGGAGGAGTTCGAAGCTTATTTGAATCAGACCATCGCTGAGTTGAATGCGCCGGTGGTGATCACGATGTAG
- a CDS encoding glycoside hydrolase family 88 protein: MTNFHSRLWHGAVAATIILTLSCQSQSPREQATASNHTPWSIRMAQSEMQRRGDSFLFNDSTKTSWVYETAVFMKALEQVWQQTGEQKYFDYIKAFADSYIEPDGNIKTYELEEYNIDHVNPGKVLLMLYNATHDEKYKNAAALNMKQLETHPRTKEGGFWHKNIYPWQMWLDGIYMGAPFYAEYAKMFDRPEAFDDIANQIIFVAHHTYDSTTGLYYHGWDESKQQKWADPVTGRSPNFWGRAIGWYAIGIVDVLDYFPNDHPKREEIIAILRDVARGVQNYQDEKTGLWYQVMDQGGREGNFLEASASSMFVYALAKAVRNGYLDQAYLAVAEKGYRGILENLIKVEPEGLVTLTQVCQVAGLGGKPYRDGSYEYYISTPVVDNDLKGVGPFIMASVEMERLQPSGKKTE; the protein is encoded by the coding sequence ATGACAAACTTCCATTCAAGATTGTGGCACGGCGCGGTCGCAGCAACGATAATTCTAACGCTTTCGTGCCAATCCCAGTCACCGCGCGAACAAGCAACAGCATCGAATCACACGCCGTGGTCGATTCGCATGGCGCAATCTGAAATGCAGCGCCGCGGCGACTCCTTTTTGTTCAATGATAGCACGAAGACGTCGTGGGTTTACGAGACTGCGGTTTTCATGAAAGCGCTCGAGCAGGTTTGGCAGCAGACGGGCGAGCAAAAGTACTTCGACTATATCAAAGCCTTCGCCGATTCTTATATCGAGCCGGACGGCAACATCAAAACCTACGAGCTGGAAGAATACAACATCGATCACGTGAACCCCGGAAAAGTCCTGCTGATGTTGTACAATGCCACGCACGATGAAAAGTACAAGAACGCCGCGGCTTTGAATATGAAGCAATTGGAAACGCATCCGCGCACCAAAGAGGGCGGCTTTTGGCACAAGAACATCTATCCGTGGCAGATGTGGCTCGACGGCATTTACATGGGCGCGCCGTTCTATGCCGAGTATGCAAAAATGTTCGATCGCCCCGAAGCCTTCGACGATATCGCGAATCAAATTATCTTTGTTGCGCATCATACTTATGATTCCACCACCGGCTTGTATTATCATGGCTGGGATGAAAGCAAGCAACAGAAGTGGGCTGATCCGGTGACGGGTCGCTCGCCGAATTTCTGGGGCCGTGCGATCGGTTGGTATGCTATAGGCATTGTGGATGTGCTCGACTATTTCCCGAACGATCATCCCAAACGAGAAGAGATCATTGCGATTCTTCGCGACGTCGCGCGCGGGGTGCAAAACTATCAGGATGAAAAAACCGGTTTGTGGTATCAAGTAATGGATCAAGGCGGTCGCGAGGGAAATTTCCTGGAAGCTTCGGCCTCATCAATGTTCGTGTATGCGCTTGCCAAAGCGGTGCGCAATGGTTATCTTGATCAAGCCTATTTGGCGGTGGCGGAAAAAGGCTACCGCGGCATCCTCGAAAACTTAATCAAAGTGGAACCGGAGGGGCTTGTCACCCTCACACAGGTGTGCCAGGTTGCTGGACTCGGCGGCAAACCGTATCGCGACGGCTCATATGAATATTACATCAGCACACCGGTCGTGGACAACGATCTCAAAGGTGTGGGGCCGTTCATCATGGCGAGCGTAGAGATGGAGCGGTTGCAGCCATCCGGCAAGAAAACGGAATGA
- the kduI gene encoding 5-dehydro-4-deoxy-D-glucuronate isomerase, giving the protein MRILPAIDPIRTKTLTTFELRESYLLEDLFQPDAVRLAYSEIDRAVAGAAVPVKEQLSLQTSKELASNYFAERREIGVLNVGGAGQINVDKKVFDLANRDMLYIGKGAQEIIFSSRKEAEPAAFFILSFPAHQSYPTTLMRHAEAQAVHLGSPEAANQRTIYKYIHPGGIKSCQLVMGFTQLRSGSIWNTMPPHTHSRRMEVYLYFDVPDNARVFHFMGQPDETRHLVIANRQAVISPSWSIHCGAGTAAYSFCWGMGGENQAFEDMDAVSMEQLR; this is encoded by the coding sequence ATGAGAATCTTGCCAGCCATAGATCCCATTCGCACCAAAACGCTCACCACCTTCGAGCTGCGCGAATCCTACTTGCTCGAGGATTTATTCCAGCCCGACGCCGTGAGACTGGCCTATTCGGAAATCGATCGCGCTGTTGCCGGCGCAGCCGTTCCGGTAAAAGAACAACTGTCTCTGCAAACCTCCAAGGAATTGGCGTCGAATTATTTTGCCGAACGCCGCGAGATCGGCGTGCTCAATGTCGGCGGCGCGGGACAAATCAACGTGGACAAAAAAGTTTTTGATCTCGCGAACCGTGATATGCTTTACATCGGCAAAGGCGCTCAAGAGATTATTTTCAGCAGTAGAAAGGAAGCCGAGCCGGCGGCGTTTTTTATTCTGAGTTTCCCGGCGCACCAAAGCTATCCGACTACTCTTATGCGACACGCCGAGGCGCAGGCGGTTCATCTCGGTTCGCCCGAGGCCGCGAACCAACGCACGATATACAAGTACATTCATCCCGGCGGCATCAAAAGCTGCCAGTTGGTGATGGGATTTACGCAGCTCAGAAGCGGCTCCATCTGGAATACCATGCCGCCACACACCCACTCGCGACGCATGGAAGTTTATCTGTATTTTGATGTGCCAGACAATGCCCGTGTCTTTCATTTTATGGGACAACCTGACGAAACACGCCATCTCGTGATCGCCAACCGGCAGGCCGTGATTTCGCCAAGCTGGTCGATTCACTGTGGCGCGGGCACGGCTGCGTATTCATTCTGCTGGGGCATGGGCGGCGAGAATCAGGCGTTCGAGGACATGGATGCGGTTAGCATGGAGCAGTTGCGTTGA
- a CDS encoding T9SS type A sorting domain-containing protein, with amino-acid sequence FFENRDTGLQLSNGSANNRIINCDSYYNADPPDYADADGFAPKLTVGSGNYFYGCRAWGNVDDGWDGYLRGADDVTTTLENCWTWGNGYLKDGSDPGAQANGNGFKMGGGDNSNSEQLMHHAILINCVAFDNKNKGFDQNNNVGSMTLLHCTVYGNREANYRIQRALNPGQTLTLKNSLSFNGLVQLGSFAVQETNSWMSPFVVTAEDFLSLDAALAETPRYADGSLPEIEFMHLAAGSDLIDAGVDLGLPYNGKAPDLGAFESDFGTSVMENDFRPVDFGLQQNYPNPFNPRTRIEFHISRPGRVRLTVYNANGQLMANLLDGNLTQGSHTVAFEADNLASGVYFYRIKTSNFVQTKKMLLMR; translated from the coding sequence CTTCTTTGAGAATCGGGATACCGGCCTGCAATTGAGCAACGGCTCGGCGAACAATCGCATCATCAATTGCGATTCCTATTACAACGCCGATCCGCCGGACTACGCCGACGCCGACGGCTTTGCTCCGAAACTCACGGTTGGTTCAGGCAATTATTTCTACGGCTGCCGCGCGTGGGGCAATGTCGATGACGGCTGGGACGGTTATCTGCGCGGCGCGGATGATGTGACCACCACGCTCGAGAATTGCTGGACGTGGGGCAATGGCTACCTCAAAGACGGCAGTGATCCGGGCGCGCAAGCCAATGGCAACGGCTTCAAAATGGGCGGCGGCGACAACAGCAACAGCGAACAACTGATGCATCACGCCATTTTGATCAATTGCGTGGCTTTTGATAACAAGAATAAAGGATTCGATCAAAACAACAATGTCGGTTCAATGACGTTGTTGCATTGCACCGTCTATGGCAACCGGGAGGCGAATTACAGAATTCAGCGCGCACTCAATCCCGGGCAAACATTGACGTTGAAGAATAGCCTTTCGTTTAACGGTCTGGTTCAGTTGGGAAGTTTTGCGGTGCAGGAAACCAACAGTTGGATGAGTCCTTTCGTGGTCACTGCGGAGGATTTTTTGAGTCTCGACGCCGCGCTGGCCGAGACGCCACGCTACGCGGACGGCAGCTTGCCGGAGATCGAATTCATGCACCTGGCCGCCGGCAGTGATTTGATTGATGCCGGTGTGGATCTCGGCCTTCCGTACAATGGCAAAGCGCCCGATCTCGGCGCGTTCGAAAGTGATTTTGGTACGAGTGTGATGGAGAATGATTTTCGTCCGGTGGATTTTGGCTTGCAACAAAATTATCCCAATCCCTTCAACCCAAGAACCAGAATCGAATTTCATATTTCCAGACCAGGACGAGTCAGGCTTACCGTCTACAATGCCAACGGCCAGTTGATGGCAAACTTGCTGGATGGAAATCTGACACAAGGCTCTCATACAGTTGCTTTTGAAGCCGACAATCTTGCCAGCGGCGTTTACTTCTACAGAATCAAGACTTCGAATTTCGTGCAGACGAAAAAAATGTTGCTGATGAGGTGA
- a CDS encoding glycoside hydrolase family 28 protein, whose amino-acid sequence MKIFEQLAFRILALLFVANLTVSPPLLHAGNETDQTSPRFPEILLPSFPDKQFNIVDYGAVGDGKTMNTDAIAKAISACANAGGGKVVIPAGIWLTGPIQLQSNINLHVARGALVIFSPNRMDYPLIETWYEGRPEYRCMSPIFGENLENIAITGEGVFDGSGEVWRPVKKFKLTAMQWKELLASGGVVDQKGSTWWPSAAAMNGADEIEILRKSTKPPAREEYEKLRDFLRPVLLQLSRCNKILLDGPTFQNSPAWNLHPLMSENITIRNVTVRNPWYSQNGDGLDLESCRNVAVYNCYFDVGDDAICLKSGRDEAGRQRGMPTENVQIYDCIVYHGHGGFVIGSEMSGGVRNIEVRDCTFIGTDTGLRFKSTRGRGGVVENIYIKRILMKDIPAAAITFNLYYSGQAPIVEPGQASSFDAEEPVSVSAATPQFKNIFISDVTARGAAQAVEMLGLPEMPLHGIELKNISISAQKGLLGMNADHIKLTNVEIIPQSGPALAFHNSTNVAVEAAHLPTGLETFLTLSGKKTAGINLSKAGVPEVKKHVKLSPEVNATVLHWGN is encoded by the coding sequence ATGAAAATCTTTGAACAACTTGCTTTTAGGATTCTTGCTTTATTATTCGTTGCGAACCTGACGGTCTCTCCCCCACTTCTGCATGCGGGCAACGAGACAGATCAAACCTCGCCGCGCTTTCCTGAAATTCTCTTGCCCTCGTTTCCGGATAAGCAGTTCAACATTGTTGATTATGGCGCGGTCGGTGACGGCAAAACCATGAATACTGATGCCATCGCCAAAGCGATCTCCGCGTGCGCCAACGCCGGCGGCGGCAAGGTCGTGATTCCCGCAGGCATCTGGCTCACCGGCCCGATTCAATTACAGAGCAATATCAATCTGCATGTCGCAAGAGGCGCGCTGGTGATTTTCAGTCCGAATCGCATGGATTATCCTTTGATTGAAACCTGGTATGAAGGAAGGCCGGAGTATCGTTGCATGTCGCCCATTTTTGGCGAGAATTTGGAGAACATTGCCATTACCGGCGAAGGTGTGTTCGATGGTTCCGGCGAAGTGTGGCGACCGGTGAAGAAATTCAAACTCACGGCAATGCAGTGGAAGGAACTGCTTGCCTCTGGCGGTGTGGTGGATCAAAAAGGCAGCACGTGGTGGCCCTCCGCAGCAGCGATGAACGGCGCAGACGAAATCGAGATTCTGCGCAAAAGCACCAAGCCGCCGGCGCGCGAAGAGTATGAAAAATTGCGCGACTTTTTGCGGCCGGTGCTGCTGCAATTGAGCCGCTGTAACAAAATTCTACTCGACGGCCCCACTTTTCAAAACTCGCCTGCGTGGAATTTGCATCCGCTGATGAGTGAGAACATTACGATCCGAAATGTCACAGTCAGAAATCCGTGGTATTCACAAAACGGCGACGGTCTCGATTTGGAATCCTGCCGCAACGTCGCGGTTTACAATTGCTACTTCGATGTCGGCGATGATGCGATCTGTTTGAAATCAGGTAGAGATGAAGCCGGCCGCCAGCGCGGCATGCCCACGGAGAACGTGCAGATTTATGATTGCATCGTCTATCATGGCCACGGCGGTTTTGTCATCGGAAGCGAAATGTCCGGCGGCGTGCGCAACATCGAGGTGCGCGATTGCACGTTTATCGGCACCGACACCGGCTTGCGCTTCAAGAGCACGCGCGGCCGCGGCGGCGTGGTCGAGAACATTTACATCAAGCGTATTTTGATGAAGGACATACCTGCAGCGGCCATCACGTTCAACCTGTATTACAGCGGTCAAGCGCCGATTGTTGAACCCGGCCAGGCAAGCAGTTTCGACGCGGAGGAGCCCGTGTCGGTCAGCGCAGCAACACCGCAATTCAAAAACATTTTCATCAGCGACGTTACTGCCCGCGGCGCGGCGCAGGCGGTGGAAATGCTCGGCCTGCCGGAAATGCCATTGCATGGAATTGAGTTGAAGAATATTTCAATCTCCGCCCAAAAAGGATTGCTCGGAATGAATGCGGATCATATCAAGCTGACAAACGTTGAGATCATTCCACAATCCGGGCCCGCTCTGGCGTTTCATAACAGCACAAATGTTGCCGTCGAGGCGGCACATCTTCCAACAGGTTTGGAAACATTTTTAACCTTATCGGGCAAAAAGACGGCTGGCATCAATCTTAGTAAAGCTGGCGTGCCTGAGGTGAAGAAACACGTAAAACTGTCTCCCGAAGTGAATGCAACTGTTTTGCATTGGGGAAACTGA